One genomic segment of Intestinimonas butyriciproducens includes these proteins:
- a CDS encoding DUF6514 family protein yields the protein MKHSERAPIYEVVQSEVSIEEAGQCTTYGIACVFKDSTAGKSQAITIADISVDRAFVEDTASFFNRVSLSPHCFRRAVMEIIP from the coding sequence ATGAAGCATTCCGAGCGCGCGCCCATCTATGAGGTGGTGCAATCAGAGGTTTCCATTGAGGAGGCCGGACAGTGTACCACTTACGGCATTGCCTGTGTGTTCAAGGACAGCACAGCAGGCAAGTCCCAGGCCATCACGATAGCGGATATCTCGGTCGACCGGGCCTTTGTGGAGGACACAGCCAGCTTCTTCAATCGGGTCTCGCTTTCGCCTCACTGTTTTCGGCGCGCCGTGATGGAGATTATCCCTTAA
- a CDS encoding tagaturonate reductase produces MEQLTYTTLGEWKGYLLRQAPERVLQFGEGNFLRGFADHFIDVMNERAGFNGKVVVVPPASTGKAARINAQEGLYQLCLRGKYDGAVVNDRRVISCISRGLDVFTDWEELLRTARSPALRFVISNTTEAGIVYDGSCRFDDRPPASFPAKLTRLLWERWQAGERGWVLLPCELIADNGSVLREYVLRHAEDWGLGEAFRRWLREENRFCSTLVDRIVTGYPKDWAEELHASNGYRDALLDTAEPFGLWVIEGDESLAEEFPAPQAGLPVKFVADHHPYKEQKVRILNGGHTAMVPAAFLAGHDIVRTCMEDPAVRAFLEGALFEEIIPTLSLPRTDCEAFARAVEERFSNPYIDHRLLDIALNSVSKWRARVLPSVNAFLAQNGRAPGRLTFSFAALAAFYTQAERCGHAYPVRDEPAVLDFFAQNSGLAPEALIAALAARTDFWGEDLRTLPGFVPAAGQVLARIRADGMAAVLADCR; encoded by the coding sequence ATGGAACAACTGACCTATACGACGCTGGGGGAGTGGAAGGGCTATCTCCTCCGGCAGGCGCCCGAGCGGGTGCTCCAATTTGGCGAGGGGAATTTCCTCCGGGGTTTTGCCGATCACTTCATCGATGTGATGAACGAGCGGGCGGGCTTCAACGGCAAGGTAGTGGTGGTGCCTCCGGCCTCTACCGGCAAGGCCGCGCGCATCAACGCGCAGGAGGGGCTTTACCAACTCTGCCTGCGGGGGAAGTATGACGGCGCGGTGGTAAACGACCGGCGGGTCATCAGCTGCATCAGCCGGGGGCTGGATGTCTTTACGGACTGGGAGGAACTGCTGCGTACCGCCCGCAGCCCGGCGCTGCGCTTTGTGATCTCCAACACGACGGAGGCGGGCATCGTCTATGATGGGTCCTGCCGGTTTGACGACCGGCCTCCCGCCTCCTTTCCTGCCAAGCTGACCCGCCTGCTGTGGGAACGTTGGCAGGCGGGAGAGCGGGGGTGGGTGCTGCTGCCCTGCGAGCTCATTGCGGACAACGGCAGCGTGCTCCGGGAGTATGTGCTCCGCCACGCCGAGGATTGGGGCTTGGGGGAGGCGTTCCGGCGCTGGCTGCGGGAGGAGAACCGCTTTTGCAGCACCCTGGTGGACCGCATCGTCACCGGGTATCCCAAGGACTGGGCGGAGGAACTCCATGCGAGCAACGGTTACCGCGACGCGCTTCTGGATACTGCGGAGCCATTTGGACTGTGGGTGATCGAGGGAGACGAGTCCCTGGCGGAGGAGTTCCCCGCGCCGCAGGCGGGCCTGCCGGTGAAGTTTGTGGCCGACCACCATCCGTACAAGGAACAGAAGGTGCGTATACTCAACGGCGGTCACACCGCCATGGTGCCTGCGGCCTTCTTGGCGGGGCATGATATCGTCCGCACCTGCATGGAGGACCCTGCGGTCCGCGCCTTCCTGGAGGGAGCCCTCTTTGAGGAGATCATCCCCACCCTCTCCCTGCCCCGGACGGACTGTGAGGCATTTGCCAGGGCGGTGGAGGAGCGGTTTTCCAATCCCTATATCGACCACAGGCTGCTGGACATTGCCCTCAACTCCGTGTCCAAGTGGCGGGCCAGGGTGCTGCCCAGCGTAAACGCCTTCCTGGCACAGAACGGCCGGGCGCCGGGCCGCCTCACCTTCTCGTTTGCCGCTCTGGCCGCCTTCTATACCCAGGCAGAGCGGTGCGGCCATGCCTATCCGGTCCGGGACGAGCCCGCCGTACTGGACTTTTTTGCCCAAAACAGCGGGCTGGCGCCGGAGGCGCTGATCGCCGCCCTGGCGGCCCGCACGGACTTCTGGGGGGAGGATCTGCGCACGCTGCCCGGCTTTGTCCCGGCGGCGGGGCAGGTTTTGGCCCGGATCCGTGCAGACGGCATGGCCGCGGTCTTGGCGGATTGCAGATAG
- a CDS encoding UxaA family hydrolase has product MAVLRIHARDNVAVALSPVAAGERVRVEGREVTALEDIPQGHKLALAPIAAGGEVIKYGCPIGRAKRDIAPGAWVHSHNLGTALEEGKTPGAQVTALTLEPMPVRTFRGYRRRDRGVGIRNEIWIIPTVGCVNGVAQALARVVETYARGRVDGVYAWPHPYGCSQIGEDQEATRRILCGLIRHPNAGGVLVLGLGCENSSISVLQELLGGWDSARTAFLECQAAQDELAEGEALLRGLIDRAAGQTREEIGVDELIVGLKCGGSDGLSGITANPLVGRVADGLVAMGGTALLAEIPEMFGAEAVLFRRCADGDTARSLPALVEECKDYFVRHGQVIYENPSPGNKAGGITTLEEKSLGCVQKGGSSPVRDVLHYGERAKKRGLCILQTPGNDLVSTTGLAAAGAQLILFTTGRGTPFGAPVPTVKISTNTALAGHKAGWIDYSAGGLAQGEGWDKHTEALLRKVLDTASGAPTRSEQAGYRDLAIWKDGVTL; this is encoded by the coding sequence ATGGCAGTACTGCGGATTCATGCCAGGGACAACGTTGCCGTTGCCCTTTCTCCCGTCGCGGCGGGGGAACGTGTCCGGGTGGAGGGAAGAGAGGTCACAGCGCTGGAGGACATCCCACAGGGACACAAGCTGGCACTCGCCCCCATCGCCGCCGGGGGCGAGGTGATCAAATACGGCTGCCCCATTGGGCGGGCCAAGAGGGATATCGCCCCCGGCGCGTGGGTACACAGCCACAATCTGGGTACCGCGCTGGAAGAGGGTAAGACCCCGGGGGCGCAGGTGACCGCCTTGACCCTGGAGCCGATGCCGGTCCGGACCTTCCGGGGCTACCGGCGCCGCGACCGAGGGGTGGGGATCCGGAACGAGATTTGGATCATCCCCACGGTGGGCTGTGTCAACGGTGTGGCCCAGGCCCTGGCGCGGGTGGTGGAGACCTATGCCCGGGGGAGGGTGGACGGCGTATACGCCTGGCCCCACCCTTATGGCTGCTCCCAGATCGGGGAGGACCAGGAGGCTACCCGGCGCATCCTCTGCGGACTGATCCGCCACCCCAACGCGGGGGGTGTGCTGGTGCTGGGCCTGGGGTGTGAAAACAGCAGCATCTCGGTGCTCCAGGAGCTGCTTGGCGGCTGGGACAGCGCGCGCACGGCCTTCCTGGAATGCCAGGCCGCGCAGGATGAGCTGGCGGAGGGGGAGGCCCTGCTGCGTGGGCTGATCGACCGCGCAGCAGGACAGACCCGGGAGGAGATCGGGGTGGATGAACTGATCGTGGGGCTGAAGTGCGGCGGGTCCGACGGTCTGTCCGGCATCACCGCCAATCCCCTGGTGGGACGGGTGGCCGACGGCCTGGTGGCCATGGGCGGCACCGCGCTGCTGGCCGAGATCCCCGAAATGTTTGGGGCGGAGGCGGTGCTTTTCCGCCGCTGCGCCGACGGAGATACAGCCCGGAGCCTACCCGCCCTTGTGGAGGAATGCAAGGATTACTTTGTCCGCCACGGCCAGGTAATCTATGAAAATCCCTCTCCCGGCAATAAGGCGGGGGGCATTACGACCCTGGAGGAAAAATCGCTGGGCTGTGTGCAGAAGGGCGGGAGCTCTCCTGTGAGAGATGTACTCCATTACGGAGAACGGGCGAAAAAGCGGGGTCTGTGCATACTTCAGACCCCGGGCAACGACTTGGTGTCCACCACCGGACTGGCGGCAGCGGGGGCCCAGCTGATCCTCTTCACCACCGGCAGGGGGACGCCCTTCGGCGCGCCGGTACCCACCGTCAAGATCTCCACCAACACTGCGCTGGCGGGACATAAGGCGGGCTGGATCGACTACAGCGCCGGCGGCCTGGCGCAGGGAGAGGGCTGGGACAAACACACGGAGGCCCTGCTGCGGAAGGTGCTGGATACGGCCTCCGGCGCGCCCACCCGGTCGGAACAGGCGGGCTACCGGGATCTCGCCATTTGGAAAGACGGCGTGACCCTGTAG
- a CDS encoding SufBD protein, which produces MEENIVAKLTAKDDKYACALADKIISESQETDEWYGYFDDFASLLDHPKSLVRNRVLHILAANAQWDEENHFDSIISDFLTHIMDEKPITARQCVKALAQVGLAKPQYIPRILSSLKRADLSKYKDSMRPLIEKDMAETEKILTISSLSKR; this is translated from the coding sequence ATGGAAGAGAATATCGTAGCGAAGTTGACCGCAAAGGATGATAAATATGCTTGTGCTCTTGCCGATAAAATAATATCCGAAAGTCAGGAAACAGATGAATGGTACGGATATTTTGACGACTTTGCATCGTTGCTTGACCATCCAAAATCATTGGTACGAAATCGAGTGCTGCATATTCTGGCAGCAAATGCTCAGTGGGATGAGGAAAATCATTTTGATTCCATTATATCTGATTTTCTCACGCATATAATGGATGAAAAACCGATTACCGCAAGACAGTGTGTTAAGGCTCTTGCACAGGTAGGATTGGCAAAGCCACAGTATATTCCAAGGATATTATCAAGCCTTAAACGTGCTGATTTATCTAAGTACAAGGACAGTATGCGTCCATTAATTGAAAAGGATATGGCAGAAACCGAAAAGATATTGACAATTTCCAGTTTGTCGAAAAGATGA
- a CDS encoding GntR family transcriptional regulator yields the protein MAKALAQKRESLSQVAYDQIKAMILQKELIPGQFINESQLQEMLCLGRTPVREAILALAQDNLVTVHPRRGIEITRPTPKDIHDIFEIRSLLEPTILRQCFTMVDPQWAMDMRALLLQHEDDSAGNSAETAAPLIELDNRFHLELVDTLRNQYATNLMRSLVDYLNLIRVTAWRPIRYRASNREHIDILNAILEQDLEKSCRLLSDHIHLSYQEAINTMMHSSF from the coding sequence ATGGCAAAAGCACTTGCCCAAAAGCGGGAAAGCCTGTCACAGGTCGCATACGACCAGATCAAGGCCATGATCCTGCAAAAGGAGCTGATCCCTGGACAGTTTATCAACGAGTCCCAGCTTCAAGAGATGCTGTGCCTGGGCCGCACACCGGTGCGTGAGGCGATTCTGGCGCTGGCGCAGGACAACCTGGTTACGGTGCACCCCAGGCGCGGGATCGAGATCACCCGCCCCACCCCCAAGGACATCCACGATATTTTTGAGATCCGTTCACTGTTGGAGCCCACGATCCTCCGCCAGTGCTTCACCATGGTGGACCCTCAGTGGGCAATGGATATGCGCGCACTGCTGCTCCAGCACGAGGACGACAGCGCCGGCAATTCCGCCGAGACGGCGGCGCCGCTGATCGAGCTGGACAACCGCTTCCACCTGGAACTGGTGGACACGCTTCGAAATCAATATGCCACCAACCTGATGCGCAGCCTGGTGGACTACCTGAACCTGATCCGGGTCACCGCCTGGCGCCCCATCCGGTATCGGGCCAGCAACCGGGAACATATCGATATCCTGAACGCCATTCTGGAACAGGATCTGGAGAAATCCTGCCGGTTGCTCTCCGATCACATTCATCTGTCCTATCAGGAGGCCATCAACACCATGATGCACAGTTCTTTTTGA
- the uxaC gene encoding glucuronate isomerase, with amino-acid sequence MRPFLDEDFLLDTQTARALYHGVAEGMPILDYHCHVSPREIAEDRVFRNLTQLWLEGDHYKWRLMRANGVSERLITGSAPDEEKFQAWAATLERSAGNPLYHWSHLELKRYFGYDGHLTGANAKEVWDHCQAVIGEGMHVRDILKKSNVTLICTTDDPADTLEWHERLSDDPTLETKVLPAFRPDRAVNLEKEDFPEYIKRLSASAGMEIGGWQSLLDALEQRLNFFDAHGCALADHGLDNICFRPAGEAELDGILKKRLAGEGVTEEELWQYKTALLLFFGRGYAKRGWAMQMHFAAQRNNNSRMYRLLGPDTGYDSIGPAVHLPDLAAFLNALDENGELPRTILYSLEPGDNAGLVTLMGCYQGEGVRGKLQHGSAWWFNDCKEGMEAQLKNLAAGGVLGNFIGMLTDSRSFLSYTRHEYFRRILCALLGRWVEEGQFPDDRQALERLVADISYRNSVAYFGFGRYHLRGAETL; translated from the coding sequence ATGAGACCATTCCTTGACGAGGATTTTCTGCTGGATACACAGACGGCCAGGGCGCTTTACCACGGCGTGGCGGAGGGGATGCCCATTTTGGACTACCACTGCCATGTCAGTCCGCGGGAGATTGCGGAAGACCGGGTCTTCCGCAACCTGACCCAGCTGTGGCTGGAGGGGGACCACTACAAATGGCGGCTGATGCGCGCCAACGGTGTGTCGGAGCGGCTCATCACCGGGTCTGCGCCAGACGAGGAAAAATTCCAGGCTTGGGCCGCCACCTTAGAGCGGTCGGCGGGCAATCCCCTCTATCACTGGAGCCATTTGGAGCTCAAGCGATATTTCGGCTATGACGGGCACCTCACCGGAGCCAACGCCAAAGAGGTCTGGGACCACTGTCAGGCGGTCATCGGAGAGGGGATGCACGTGCGGGACATCCTGAAAAAGTCCAACGTGACCCTGATCTGTACCACCGACGACCCGGCGGACACGCTGGAATGGCATGAGAGGCTCTCCGACGACCCGACGCTGGAGACAAAGGTCCTCCCGGCATTCCGACCGGACAGGGCGGTGAACCTGGAGAAGGAGGACTTCCCCGAATACATAAAGCGGCTCTCCGCCTCCGCGGGAATGGAGATCGGCGGCTGGCAGAGCCTTCTGGACGCCCTGGAGCAGCGGCTGAACTTCTTTGACGCCCACGGCTGCGCGCTGGCCGACCACGGGCTGGACAATATCTGCTTCCGCCCCGCCGGGGAGGCAGAGTTGGACGGGATCTTGAAAAAGCGCCTGGCGGGAGAGGGTGTGACGGAGGAGGAACTGTGGCAGTATAAAACGGCCCTGCTCCTGTTCTTTGGCCGGGGCTATGCCAAGCGGGGCTGGGCGATGCAGATGCACTTTGCCGCCCAGCGCAACAACAATTCCCGCATGTACCGCCTGCTGGGACCGGACACCGGATATGACAGCATCGGACCGGCGGTGCACCTGCCGGATCTGGCCGCCTTCCTGAACGCGCTGGACGAGAACGGAGAACTGCCGCGGACCATCCTTTACTCCCTGGAGCCCGGCGACAATGCGGGCCTTGTGACCCTGATGGGCTGCTACCAGGGGGAGGGCGTGCGGGGCAAGCTCCAGCACGGTTCGGCCTGGTGGTTCAATGACTGCAAGGAGGGCATGGAAGCCCAGCTCAAAAATCTGGCCGCCGGCGGCGTCCTGGGCAACTTCATCGGGATGCTCACCGACTCCCGCAGCTTCCTGTCCTATACCCGGCACGAGTACTTCCGCCGCATCCTGTGCGCTCTGCTGGGACGCTGGGTGGAAGAAGGGCAGTTTCCGGACGACAGGCAGGCGCTGGAGCGCCTGGTGGCCGACATCTCCTACCGCAACAGCGTTGCCTACTTCGGCTTCGGCCGCTATCACTTACGGGGGGCAGAAACGTTATGA
- a CDS encoding amino acid ABC transporter ATP-binding protein — MISVKGLRKNFGKHEVLKGIDIEIQPGEVVAIVGPSGCGKSTFLRCLNLLEKPSGGSILYHDVDLVSGAPKETNKVLLGMGMVFQQFNLFPHKTVLDNITLAPIKVQGTGKREAEERALKLLRTVGLEDKRDAYPNQLSGGQQQRIAIARSLALQPEVMLFDEPTSALDPEMVGEVLDVMKKLAADGMTMLVVTHEMGFAREAADRVIFIDGGVIVEDSEPQEFFAHPKNKRLQDFLSKML, encoded by the coding sequence ATGATCAGCGTCAAGGGACTCCGAAAAAATTTCGGCAAGCATGAGGTCCTCAAGGGCATCGACATCGAGATCCAGCCCGGCGAGGTGGTGGCCATCGTGGGCCCCTCCGGGTGCGGCAAGTCCACCTTCCTGCGTTGCCTCAACCTGCTGGAGAAGCCCTCCGGCGGCTCGATCCTCTACCATGACGTGGATCTGGTCTCCGGCGCGCCTAAAGAGACCAACAAGGTCCTGCTGGGCATGGGCATGGTCTTTCAGCAGTTCAACCTGTTCCCGCACAAAACGGTGCTGGACAACATCACGCTGGCCCCCATCAAGGTGCAGGGCACCGGCAAACGGGAGGCCGAGGAAAGGGCCCTGAAGCTGCTCAGAACGGTAGGCCTGGAGGACAAGCGCGACGCCTACCCCAATCAGCTCTCCGGCGGTCAGCAGCAGCGCATCGCCATCGCCCGCTCCCTGGCCCTTCAGCCGGAGGTCATGCTCTTCGACGAGCCCACCTCCGCGCTGGACCCCGAGATGGTGGGCGAAGTGCTGGACGTCATGAAGAAGCTGGCCGCCGACGGCATGACCATGCTGGTGGTCACCCACGAGATGGGCTTTGCCCGTGAGGCGGCCGACCGGGTCATCTTCATTGACGGTGGTGTGATCGTGGAAGACAGCGAGCCGCAGGAGTTTTTTGCGCATCCCAAGAACAAGCGTCTCCAGGATTTCCTGAGCAAGATGCTTTGA
- a CDS encoding cupin domain-containing protein, protein MSLIQVARYSDVKYDFKDGYACVPVLEEAFDQARFAHCALQPGHSITPDVYSVTEHNQLFIFTKGKGYVTTPREAWNVTEPGVFVPEFDTERFTITCSADSKQPLEFLHIITELNGYDKTCLVESRMVLPRFRTISQGWTYDEDFKDNSVTTSMMLLEHRNLGRLSMGCVKGCGPIEIGQHIHNELAQWYFPLPGSEFIYTAGGEEVHMTGGDLSFTPTGFWHGSKVEAGKKCDYIWFEMCIDGYPGEIK, encoded by the coding sequence ATGTCTCTCATTCAGGTAGCCCGGTACAGCGACGTCAAGTACGATTTCAAGGACGGCTATGCCTGCGTGCCCGTGCTGGAGGAGGCCTTTGATCAGGCCCGCTTCGCCCACTGTGCGCTCCAGCCCGGCCACTCCATTACCCCCGACGTATACTCCGTCACCGAGCACAATCAGCTCTTCATCTTCACCAAGGGCAAGGGCTATGTCACCACGCCCCGCGAGGCCTGGAACGTGACCGAGCCCGGCGTGTTCGTCCCCGAGTTCGACACCGAACGCTTCACCATCACCTGCTCCGCCGACAGCAAGCAGCCCCTGGAATTCCTGCACATCATTACCGAGCTCAACGGGTATGACAAGACCTGCCTGGTGGAGTCCCGCATGGTGCTGCCCCGGTTCCGCACCATCAGCCAGGGCTGGACCTACGACGAGGATTTCAAGGATAACTCCGTCACCACCTCCATGATGCTGCTGGAGCACCGCAATCTGGGCCGCCTGTCCATGGGCTGCGTCAAGGGCTGCGGCCCCATCGAGATCGGTCAGCATATCCACAACGAGCTGGCCCAGTGGTACTTCCCCCTGCCCGGCTCGGAGTTCATTTATACCGCCGGCGGCGAGGAAGTGCACATGACCGGCGGCGACCTGTCCTTCACTCCCACCGGCTTCTGGCACGGCAGCAAGGTCGAGGCCGGCAAGAAGTGCGACTACATCTGGTTCGAGATGTGCATCGACGGGTATCCCGGAGAGATCAAATAA
- a CDS encoding cupin domain-containing protein yields MALVKISRGTDIQHKYTNGVSRVSVLEGAYKDATVERVSLQPGADFTPETYTREQHNQVFLVTAGKGYIVTPRRVFNIKEVSVFVPDFDKETFTFHCAADAKETMEIVHFVTELNDYDKTCLREAHMSLPRFRGVSEAWHYKEDFTGADIQQMMMLEHRNLGRLSMGANFGTGPNYIGQHIHNELEQWYIMLPGASFTYTAEEEKIHVQGGDITYTPHGSHHGSECADGEKFAYVWFELCENGYPGEIK; encoded by the coding sequence ATGGCTCTGGTCAAGATTTCAAGAGGTACTGATATCCAGCACAAGTATACCAACGGTGTGTCCCGCGTGAGCGTCCTGGAGGGCGCCTACAAGGACGCCACCGTGGAGCGAGTGTCCCTCCAGCCCGGCGCGGACTTCACCCCGGAGACCTATACCCGGGAGCAGCACAATCAGGTCTTCCTGGTGACCGCGGGCAAGGGCTACATCGTCACCCCCCGCCGCGTGTTCAACATCAAGGAGGTCTCCGTGTTTGTGCCCGACTTTGATAAGGAGACCTTCACCTTCCACTGCGCTGCCGACGCCAAGGAGACGATGGAGATCGTCCACTTCGTCACCGAGCTCAACGACTACGACAAGACCTGCCTCCGTGAGGCGCATATGAGCCTGCCCCGTTTCCGCGGCGTGTCCGAGGCGTGGCATTATAAGGAGGACTTCACCGGCGCCGACATCCAGCAGATGATGATGCTGGAGCACCGCAACCTGGGCCGCCTGTCCATGGGCGCCAACTTCGGCACCGGCCCCAACTACATCGGCCAGCACATCCACAACGAGCTGGAGCAGTGGTACATTATGCTGCCCGGAGCCTCCTTCACCTACACCGCCGAGGAGGAAAAGATCCACGTCCAGGGCGGCGACATCACCTATACCCCCCACGGCTCCCACCACGGCAGCGAGTGCGCCGACGGCGAGAAGTTTGCCTATGTGTGGTTCGAGCTGTGCGAGAACGGCTACCCCGGCGAGATCAAGTAA